The following DNA comes from Alienimonas californiensis.
TGGGCGGCGCCGATCGGGCTGCAGCTCGCCGAGGGCGTCTTCGCCCCCACCCGGGCCTGGGAACACGTCAAGATCGACGGTGCCGACCTCAAACCTCGCGACGGCCGCTATGAATTGCGGGTGACCTGCGAACTGTGGGAGGCGGATTATTTCGACCGGATTGAGCTCACCTGCGTCGACCACCCGCCCGGCACGCACGTCTTCACCAACGAGAAGGTCGGCCCGCCGGAGTTGGTCGAACCTCGCTTGTACGCGGCCGTAACGCTGCACGAACCCGTCGCCGCCCGGGTACGGTCGGGCGAGGAAGAAGCGGGCGCGTGGCGGGACGTTCTCGAAACAATCCGCAAGCGGGACGAGGACTACGTGCGTCCCTTCGAATTGAAGCGAACGCAGGGCTATACGGCGCCGTGGACGCTGGAACTGGACCTCGCCGGGTCGCCCCGGGCGGGAGCGGTGTTGTTATTGACCGGGTGGACGTTCCCCACGGACACCGGGTTGAACGTCGCCCTGTCGCAAAACCCGGACCTGCCCGGTCCGCGGCCGCCGACGCTGCTCATGGAGACGGCCGAAGGCTGGGAGACGGTCCTGCCCAACGCCGGGTTCCCGGGCGGCAAAACGAAAACAATCGCCCTTCCCCTGCCGGACTTCCGTTCCGACGACCGCCGCGTGCGGCTCAGCGGCACGCAGGAGTTGTATTGGGACCGGGCCGCCTGGTGCGTGCCGGGGAAGGTGGAAGTGCGGGAAACGCAGGCCGAGTTGCTCTCCGCGGACCTGCGGTATCGCGGGTTCTCGGCACGCCGCTGGCCGGAGGGCGGACACGGGCCGGATCAGTTCGATTATCAAAACGTCACCGCGGAGCAGATCTGGCCGCCGATGGCCGGGCCGTTCACCCGCTTCGGCGACGTGCGGGAATTATTGACCGCGGCAGACGACCGGCAGGCGGTGCTGGCCAGCGGGGACGAGATCGCCCTCTCCTTCGCCGCCCCGCCGCTACGGGACGGATGGATGCGGGACTTTATCATCAGTTCAATCGGGTACGACAAGGACGCCAACCTGCACACGGTCCACGGCCAAACCGTCGAACCGCTGCCGCACGCCGGCATGACTCGCTACCCGCCCCCGCCGGGCGAGCCGTTCCCCGACACCCCGGCGCTGCGGGATTATCTGAAGGACTATCAAACCCGCCCCGCCGACGCCCGGGCCTTCTGGCGGGCGGTGCGGGACCAAGCGGAGGACGTGACGCCGTGACGTTCGCCCTGCTCTGCCTCGCCGCATTCGCCCCGCCGCTGGGAGGGAGCGACGCCGACGATGGGTTCCGCTATCCCCTCGCCTGCACGATTGCGGGCGATGGGACGATCTACGTCGCGGACCGCCGGCTGCCGGGGGTGTGGCGGGTGACGACGACTGACGGGGAGCCCACCCGGCTGTCGCGGTTCAAAACGGGCGGCGGGACGTTTCGTACGCCGCTGAACGCTCCGCGGTGCATGGTCTTTGCGCCGCCGTCCAAGGGCTTCCCAAGCGGCGCCGTATTGGTGGGGGACTCGGCGACGCGGGCGATTATTCGACTCGATCCGACCGCCGACGAACCGGCGGCGGAACCGCTGCGGGTCGGGGAGACGGACGTCAGCCCGATCGGCGTGCCGTCGGCCCTCGCCGTGGCGGCGGACGGGACGCTGTTCGTCGCGGACCTCGAATCGCAGCGCATCTATCGCGTTCCGCCAAGGGAACCGGCGGCGGCGATCGCGGCGCTCCCGGGCGTGCGGGGGCTGTGTCTGGCGGCGGACGGCGCTCTGCTGGCGGTCACCACGGAGAAGGACGCCATTCGTCGCTTCGTCCCCGCTGCGGACGGGGCGTGGAGCGAACAGGTCGCCGTGGCGGGGCGGCCGTTCCAGTCGCCGCAGGGGGCGGCGCTGGGGCCGGACGGGACGCTGCACGTCGCGGACAACGCCGCCGGCTGCCTCTGGCGACTGGCGCCGACGGGCGACGGCGGGTTCGCGGAGCCGACGAAGCTCGCCGCGGGGGCGCCGCTGGTCGGACCGACGGGGGTCTGCTTCGACTCTTCAACTAATCCGCCCCGGCTGATCGTCGTCGATCCCAAGGCCCGGGCGCTGTTCGCACTCAACCCGGCGGGCGGCGAAGTGAAGACGCTGGCGAAGTGATCTCGGCCGGCAGGCGGTTTGTTCGCCGAAGCCCTTGCGCCGCAGTCGGTTCGGACAGAACAGGTCCCGACCCCCCGTAGGTTGAGGGTCCGACCGTTCCCCCCGCACCGGATGCGGGCAGCGATCGAACCCCTCGCGGGGCGAGCGACGCGGCCGACGTTGGTGACGGACGCCGTGGAGCTCGCCCCCGCGTCGGTCGGCTCGCGACCGCCCGACGCGATCCGTCCCCCGCCCGTCGGCACGGACGCCGCCCCCGCCCGCCTTCCCCCGGGAGAGCCATTGAGCCAGGTTCCACAACCGGGCTCAACCGGCCCCGGGCACGGCGGGCGGTCGTTTCCGAAGCCTAGCGACCCGCTTTCCCAAGCGACAACGCCGGAGCCCGAATTCTCCTTCTCCACTCCTGCCCCGGCGCACACCGGCCGGGCCCCGGTTGCGACCGGGCGGGGCGGCGACTGACCCGCGTGATGCAGAACCCATGGCGATCCGTCTTCGCATGGTGAAAACAGACCCGGCGGCCCGACCGCGAAGCGAACAGCCCGCGGCCGGGTTCGCCGCTGCGCGGACCGCGACGCCCCCGGCGGTTCGTTCAGTTCAGATACTTCGTCACGTCCGCCCCGTAGGCGCGGGTGGCGGGCAGCAGACCGGCGAGGGCGGCGAGGAGCGCCAGGCCGGGCAGGAGCCAGAGTTCCTCCCACCGCACCGCCCAGGGGTCGATCACCAGCCCGGGAGGCAGGAAGGGCAGCACGGCGAACGTCAGAGCGTGGCCCAGGAAGAAGCCCAGCAGGCCGCCCAGCAGCGTGACGACCGCCGCCTCCAACAGGATTACGGCGAACACCGTGGACCGCTGCGCCCCGAGGGCCCGCAGCACGGCGACCTCCGTCAGCCGTTCGGAGAGGGTCGTATAGAGGCTCACGAAGATCCCCACCCC
Coding sequences within:
- a CDS encoding NHL repeat-containing protein; amino-acid sequence: MTFALLCLAAFAPPLGGSDADDGFRYPLACTIAGDGTIYVADRRLPGVWRVTTTDGEPTRLSRFKTGGGTFRTPLNAPRCMVFAPPSKGFPSGAVLVGDSATRAIIRLDPTADEPAAEPLRVGETDVSPIGVPSALAVAADGTLFVADLESQRIYRVPPREPAAAIAALPGVRGLCLAADGALLAVTTEKDAIRRFVPAADGAWSEQVAVAGRPFQSPQGAALGPDGTLHVADNAAGCLWRLAPTGDGGFAEPTKLAAGAPLVGPTGVCFDSSTNPPRLIVVDPKARALFALNPAGGEVKTLAK